In one Sulfitobacter sp. LCG007 genomic region, the following are encoded:
- a CDS encoding NADP-dependent isocitrate dehydrogenase — MTKIKVENPVVELDGDEMTRIIWDFIKKKLILPYLDIDLLYYDLGIEERDRTDDQITVDAANKIKEVGVGVKCATITPDEARVEEFGLKRMYRSPNGTIRNILGGVIFREPIICKNVPRLVPGWTQPIVVGRHAFGDQYRATDFRFPGPGKLTMKFVGEDGQTIEREVFDAPASGVAMGMYNLDESIYDFARASLNYGLNRGYPVYLSTKNTILKAYDGRFKDIFQEVYEAEFADKFKAAKIWYEHRLIDDMVAASMKWSGGYVWACKNYDGDVQSDTVAQGFGSLGLMTSQLVTPDGKIVEAEAAHGTVTRHYRQHQKGEQTSTNSIASIYAWTGGLKHRAKLDGNDALSNFANTLEKVIVQTVESGFMTKDLALLVGPDQKWLTTMGFLEKVDENLGKALAG; from the coding sequence ATGACCAAGATCAAAGTCGAAAACCCCGTCGTCGAACTGGATGGGGACGAGATGACCCGGATCATCTGGGACTTCATCAAGAAGAAGCTGATCCTTCCCTATCTCGACATCGATCTGCTCTATTACGATCTCGGCATCGAGGAACGCGACCGCACCGACGACCAGATCACCGTGGACGCGGCGAACAAGATCAAGGAAGTCGGCGTCGGCGTGAAATGCGCCACCATCACCCCCGACGAGGCCCGCGTCGAGGAATTCGGCCTCAAGCGCATGTACCGCTCGCCCAACGGCACGATCCGGAACATCCTGGGCGGGGTCATCTTCCGCGAGCCGATCATCTGCAAGAACGTCCCGCGCCTCGTGCCTGGCTGGACCCAGCCCATCGTGGTTGGCCGTCACGCCTTCGGCGACCAGTACCGCGCCACGGACTTCCGCTTTCCCGGACCGGGCAAGCTGACGATGAAGTTCGTCGGAGAGGATGGCCAGACCATCGAACGCGAGGTCTTCGACGCCCCCGCCTCCGGTGTCGCCATGGGAATGTACAACCTCGACGAGTCGATCTACGACTTCGCCCGCGCCTCGCTGAACTACGGTCTCAACCGCGGCTACCCGGTGTATCTCTCGACCAAGAACACCATCCTCAAGGCCTATGACGGACGCTTCAAGGACATCTTCCAGGAAGTCTACGAAGCCGAGTTCGCCGACAAGTTCAAGGCCGCGAAGATCTGGTACGAACACCGCCTGATCGACGACATGGTGGCGGCGTCCATGAAGTGGTCCGGCGGCTACGTCTGGGCCTGCAAGAACTACGACGGAGACGTGCAGTCCGACACCGTCGCGCAGGGCTTCGGCTCGCTCGGCCTGATGACCTCGCAGCTGGTGACGCCCGACGGGAAGATCGTCGAGGCCGAGGCGGCGCACGGCACCGTCACCCGCCACTACCGGCAGCACCAGAAGGGCGAGCAGACCTCGACCAACTCGATCGCATCCATCTACGCCTGGACCGGTGGCCTGAAGCATCGCGCGAAGCTCGACGGCAACGACGCGCTGTCGAATTTCGCCAACACGCTGGAAAAGGTCATCGTCCAGACCGTCGAAAGCGGTTTCATGACCAAGGACCTCGCCCTGCTCGTCGGACCAGACCAGAAATGGCTGACCACGATGGGCTTCCTCGAAAAGGTCGACGAAAACCTCGGCAAGGCGCTCGCCGGCTGA
- a CDS encoding HNH endonuclease, whose protein sequence is MVKLVLIYKADSTYEDEPDVVYDFPRSYLRSIQEAVGDWIIYYEPVKTGPRGYFAVAKIQRVIPKPGVEGRFLAMIEPRSFLPFDREVPRLMNGRPMEAALTEVDGTPKKGGAVQLAVRRLPEADFTRIVDFGLPPDLERIEAARYETQPVEFGEGAEPFERPVLERLTRRPYREVAFRRKVREAYGYRCALSGLMLRNGGGRPEVQAAHIRPVECQGSDSVRNGLALSGTLHWMFDRGLISVADDCETILVSHNKVPGDVVGRLLAPDGKLVRPRDPRNAPHPENLRWHRENVFGRSLPEGPTPWADRN, encoded by the coding sequence ATGGTGAAGCTCGTCCTGATCTACAAGGCCGACTCGACCTACGAGGACGAGCCGGACGTCGTCTATGACTTCCCGCGCTCCTACTTGAGGTCCATCCAAGAGGCCGTGGGCGACTGGATCATCTACTACGAGCCGGTCAAGACCGGGCCGCGCGGCTATTTCGCGGTGGCGAAGATCCAAAGGGTGATCCCCAAGCCTGGTGTCGAGGGCCGGTTCCTCGCCATGATCGAGCCCCGGAGCTTCCTTCCCTTCGACCGGGAGGTGCCGCGGCTGATGAACGGGCGCCCCATGGAAGCGGCGCTGACCGAGGTCGACGGGACACCGAAGAAAGGCGGCGCGGTGCAGCTTGCCGTCCGCAGGCTGCCCGAGGCGGACTTTACCCGCATCGTCGATTTCGGGCTGCCTCCGGATCTGGAGCGGATCGAGGCGGCGCGCTACGAAACGCAGCCGGTCGAGTTTGGTGAGGGCGCCGAGCCCTTCGAGCGCCCGGTGCTCGAGCGCCTCACCCGCAGGCCCTATCGCGAGGTGGCGTTCCGCCGGAAGGTGCGGGAGGCCTATGGCTACCGCTGCGCCCTGTCCGGGCTGATGCTGCGCAATGGCGGCGGCCGACCGGAGGTGCAGGCGGCGCATATCCGTCCCGTTGAATGCCAGGGGAGCGACTCGGTGCGCAACGGGCTGGCGCTTTCGGGGACACTGCACTGGATGTTCGATCGCGGGCTGATCTCCGTCGCCGACGATTGCGAGACGATCCTCGTCTCTCACAACAAGGTGCCCGGCGACGTCGTGGGGCGGTTGCTGGCGCCGGACGGAAAGCTGGTCAGGCCCAGGGATCCACGGAACGCGCCGCATCCGGAAAACCTGCGCTGGCACAGGGAGAACGTCTTTGGCCGCAGCCTGCCCGAGGGGCCGACCCCCTGGGCCGACCGGAACTGA
- a CDS encoding DUF6356 family protein, whose amino-acid sequence MFQRIFLDHPATVDESYLEHMAFAFSFALALFAAAGAALVHAVIPCLFEKTASGIINRLHSRIHNRGR is encoded by the coding sequence ATGTTTCAACGCATTTTCCTCGACCATCCGGCGACCGTCGATGAAAGCTATCTCGAGCACATGGCCTTCGCCTTCAGCTTTGCGCTGGCGCTATTCGCCGCCGCCGGGGCGGCGCTTGTCCATGCGGTAATCCCCTGCCTCTTCGAGAAGACGGCAAGCGGCATAATCAACAGGCTGCATTCGCGGATACACAACCGGGGCCGGTAG
- a CDS encoding Lrp/AsnC family transcriptional regulator gives MVTIDETDRRILRALQRDAAQSLEALGAEVNLSRNACWRRIRALEEAGVIRGRALLLDPARLGLGLMVFIQIRTNAHAPDWLAGFSAATRSMPEILGVYRMTGDLDYLIRARVSDMADYDRLYQSLIRKVPLSDVSASFVMEEIKDSHELPL, from the coding sequence ATGGTGACAATTGATGAAACCGACCGCCGCATCCTGAGAGCGTTGCAACGCGACGCCGCTCAATCCCTCGAGGCGCTCGGCGCCGAGGTCAATCTCAGCCGCAATGCCTGCTGGCGCCGTATCCGGGCGCTGGAAGAGGCGGGCGTGATCCGGGGTCGCGCGCTTCTGCTCGACCCGGCGCGGCTCGGGCTCGGGCTGATGGTCTTCATCCAGATCCGCACCAATGCCCATGCCCCGGACTGGCTCGCCGGCTTCAGCGCCGCCACCCGCTCCATGCCCGAGATCCTGGGGGTCTACCGGATGACCGGCGATCTCGACTACCTGATCCGCGCCCGCGTCTCGGACATGGCGGACTACGACCGGCTCTACCAGTCCCTGATCCGCAAGGTCCCGCTGTCGGACGTATCAGCCAGCTTCGTGATGGAAGAAATCAAGGACAGCCACGAACTTCCCCTCTGA
- a CDS encoding multidrug efflux SMR transporter — translation MHYLYLFLAILAETVGTSALQPSHQFTRLWPSLLVVASYACAFYLLSHALAVMPVGIAYAIWSGLGIVLIALIAWLCFGQSLDLPALAGLGLIIAGILVIHLFSSSTMH, via the coding sequence ATGCATTATCTCTACCTCTTCCTCGCCATCCTCGCAGAGACCGTCGGCACCTCCGCCCTGCAGCCGAGCCACCAGTTCACCCGCCTCTGGCCCTCGCTGCTGGTCGTTGCCTCTTACGCCTGCGCTTTCTACCTGCTCTCGCATGCCCTGGCGGTCATGCCGGTCGGCATCGCCTACGCGATCTGGTCGGGGCTCGGTATCGTGCTGATCGCCTTGATCGCCTGGCTCTGTTTCGGCCAGAGCCTCGATCTGCCGGCACTCGCCGGACTTGGATTGATCATCGCCGGCATTCTGGTCATTCACCTCTTTTCTTCCAGCACCATGCACTGA